Proteins from a genomic interval of Periophthalmus magnuspinnatus isolate fPerMag1 chromosome 11, fPerMag1.2.pri, whole genome shotgun sequence:
- the matcap2 gene encoding putative tyrosine carboxypeptidase MATCAP2 — protein sequence MLESINVTECLHWPKVELSKKSILSDKVVSPSQVYLDKFPADVLKDLLTLRSSSYNVLLQAEDADKKNPKRSPHKKRKAVKQSLSMNKKKHPASRKSQESSKAIQNNYIFSSSTSSLHRPSKSMSVVGSTLGLIPRSSYLRKAYIPSLPSTKLPYLNKPVKLEESENSRRLCILAAIKPTNVEQEKTKFFKSDFTYNPQFEYSNPLPPLVLAKHGTASDRFLTQAVHIMEVALQRYGSYERFEQVTGGSLLSKSRIWTSVKKYMEKEGCVGEIVVQVTDNLLSRASMTVVNSRPTLTINTATAREHWLEGMLRHEIGTHYFRGLNNLHQPWSTSIGRRRHNLKPLNPTEEGLASIHSVLYRRDPTLWRAALLYYTVYQASSMSFCQLFHCLGRFLQDPHTRWDYCVRAKRGQTDTALSGCFSKDQVYLDGILKILRYRDKINFPLLMSLGKVAFEDVDRLKPLAQMDNIRIPHFMQDQSKYQEQLTKIMAVNQLTDEELRTII from the exons AATGCCTCCACTGGCCTAAGGTGGAACTGTCCAAGAAATCCATCCTCAGTGACAAGGTGGTGAGTCCGAGCCAAGTTTATCTGGACAAGTTCCCCGCGGATGTTCTCAAAGACCTCCTGACCCTCCGCTCTAGCAGCTACAATGTCCTGCTCCAGGCCGAAGATGCAGACAAGAAAAATCCCAAACGCTCGCCACATAAAAAGCGAAAAGCAGTGAAACAAAGTTTGTCGATGAACAAGAAAAAACATCCAGCTTCTAGAAAGAGTCAAGAATCTAGCAAAGCCATTCAAAATAACTATATTTTTTCAAGCAGTACCTCCAGTCTACACCGGCCTAGCAAAAGTATGTCTGTAGTGGGGAGTACTTTGGGTCTGATTCCGCGTTCATCGTATCTCAGGAAAGCTTACATTCCCAGTCTACCTTCTACCAAGCTTCCCTACCTGAACAAGCCGGTGAAGCTGGAGGAGTCGGAGAATTCCAGACGGCTGTGCATCCTGGCTGCGATCAAGCCGACCAACGTGGAGCAGGAGAAGACCAAGTTTTTCAAGTCCGACTTCACCTACAACCCGCAGTTTGAATACAGTAACCCGCTACCTCCGCTTGTGCTGGCGAAACATGGAACTGCATCGGATCGCTTTCTGACACAG GCAGTGCACATCATGGAGGTGGCCCTGCAGAGATATGGCAGCTATGAGCGCTTCGAGCAGGTGACAGGAGGCAGTCTGCTGAGCAAGAGCCGCATCTGGACCAGTGTCAAGAAGTACATGGAGAAGGAGGGCTGTGTGGGAGAG ATCGTGGTGCAGGTGACAGATAACCTCCTCTCCAGAGCCTCCATGACTGTAGTGAACAGCAGGCCCACTCTCACCATCAACACAGCCACAGCCAGGGAGCACTGGCTGGAGGGGATGCTCCGACACGAAATCG GCACTCATTACTTCCGTGGCCTAAACAACTTGCACCAGCCGTGGAGCACGAGCATAGGGCGCCGGAGGCACAACCTGAAGCCCTTGAACCCCACAGAGGAGGGTCTGGCCAGTATCCACAGTGTGCTCTACAGAAGGGACCCAACCCTCTGGAGAGCCGCCTTGCTCTACTACACCGTGTACCAGGCCAGCAGCATGTCCTTCTGCCAGCTCTTCCACTGCCTGGGACGCTTCCTCCAGGATCCCCACACCCGCTGGGACTACTGTGTGAGAGCCAAGAGGGGCCAGACGGACACTGCACTGTCAG GTTGCTTCAGTAAGGACCAGGTGTATCTGGATGGCATCTTGAAGATCCTACGATACAGAGACAAGATCAACTTTCCTCTCCTCATGTCGCTGGGAAAG GTGGCCTTTGAGGACGTGGACAGACTCAAACCTCTGGCTCAGATGGACAACATTCGGATTCCCCACTTCATGCAGGACCAGTCCAAGTATCAGGAACAGCTGACCAAGATCATGGCGGTCAACCAGCTCACAGACGAAGAACTCAGGACCATTATCTAA